ACCTGATTTATATTTTTGCCACGTTATTCCTCTTCTTGTTGGGAATTCAGGTTTATTTCATGTATAAGACCTATCAGGTGAAAGAAAGGGAAATATACAGATCCATAGATCAGGGTATTTCAGTCTATACCGATCAAGTAGTGAACAATCATTCTTCTAAGGATTCGAAAAGCGATTCTCTGCAAAAGAATATTATCAGATATTATCACAAAAAGCTCAATAAAGAGGACTTTTTAAAATACTTAGTAGATAACAAAAAAAAATCCGGGAAAAATTTAACAACTTACATTAATGATCGCCGAAAAAAAGACGGATATATAATTTGTGTAAGAATTCAATATTCTTTGATCCTCCATCTTCCTGACAGCATCAAACTGATACAGCAGCCTGTTACTATTTACGAAACAAAAGATAAGGTGATAAAACCAAGCATTACCAGCGTTGGAACATGGAGAACCTCTTCCGTTCAAGAAACTACAGGAAAAGACCCGGTCAATGATGTGGATTCATTCTATGTTAGTACCCAGACGGAGATTGAAATTGAAAATATACAAAGTCTTGTTTTCAAAGAAATCTTTCTATTAATCATCTGTTGTATTGCCCTTCTTGCGAGCGTCCTTGTTTTGTATATTTTCACCATCAAAAATCTCATCAAACAACAAAAACAGGTAAAAGTTCTCCACACTGTTGTGGATAACATTTCACATGAGTTTAAAACTCCAATTGCTACCTTAAAAATAGCATCCAAAACATTGAAAAAAGGTTGGAATCCTGATACTCTTCCATTGATTGACCGGCAGATCACAAGATTGGAGAACCTCATGCTACAGCTTCATAAAGATGAAACGCCTGAGGAAATGACTGCGATACAGTCTGAAAACTGGGATTTCTTTATTCAGGATCTGGCTTTTACTTATCCACAAATAGATTTTAAGTTTGAAAACAAGATCTCAGGACAGCTTCCTTTTGATAAAAACCTTATGGAAACTGTTGTAAAAAATCTTTGTGAAAA
This Chryseobacterium sp. G0162 DNA region includes the following protein-coding sequences:
- a CDS encoding sensor histidine kinase; the protein is MISNNKNLIYIFATLFLFLLGIQVYFMYKTYQVKEREIYRSIDQGISVYTDQVVNNHSSKDSKSDSLQKNIIRYYHKKLNKEDFLKYLVDNKKKSGKNLTTYINDRRKKDGYIICVRIQYSLILHLPDSIKLIQQPVTIYETKDKVIKPSITSVGTWRTSSVQETTGKDPVNDVDSFYVSTQTEIEIENIQSLVFKEIFLLIICCIALLASVLVLYIFTIKNLIKQQKQVKVLHTVVDNISHEFKTPIATLKIASKTLKKGWNPDTLPLIDRQITRLENLMLQLHKDETPEEMTAIQSENWDFFIQDLAFTYPQIDFKFENKISGQLPFDKNLMETVVKNLCENSIKYGASVVTVNTSNSAQSLKIEVSDNGQGMESKELKNIFEKFYRIQANNIHNSKGLGLGLYFVKEIITSYHGKVDVSSQPGVGSTFKITIPYEN